The Vicugna pacos chromosome 5, VicPac4, whole genome shotgun sequence genome includes the window AACGTCTGATCTAGCCCTCTGATCCtctgacctgggggagggggcaggtaggAATCCTTTCCTTATTGACTTTAATCCTAGCAACAGCAGCTGCTCCCCTGTTGACAGAAGCGGGAGTTCCCACAGGGCTTAGGACCCCTCCCCCGTCTCCATCCCCACGATGTGGCCTGTGGCCGTGGGGCCGGGGCGCTGGAGGACTAGGACAGATCAGAGCCACAGAGAGGTCCAGCCCTGCCCAGCGGTTCCTCCCTCTCTGGGCTCTCCTCAGCCCTCCTTGTTGCTGGTATCTCCCCAGTCATTGCcagccctccccatcccccaacaactcctcccctcctccagttcCCAGGAAGGGCCCTGTTGCTAGTGTGGTGCAGACGAGTCAAGTTTATGGGCTGGAAGTCCTACCCGGAGGCTGCTCACTGAGCTGTAACTGGCAACAAGGCGGATGGAGAGGAGGTGCAGAGGACAGGACACCCCCTTGCTGCCACCCATTGCCCTGGCCTCATCACTGACGCAAGTGCTCGGTGAGCCCTGCCTTAGCCTGACTCCTGCCCCTACCCTCCAATCCTTAACAACCTACCATCTCTTAATGTGCTGGTGTCAACCAGCCTGCATCTGAAGACAGAGACCACTCTCCATTTATCACCCACTCCTGAGCCTCTggtcccagcccccacccaaaGGAGGCTATCAACTGTTGTCTGGCCGGAGGACCACTGCACACCAACCATCCTATTCTTTTAGCTATTTAGAAGCCTTGCCTGGTGGTGGCAGGGATAATCAAAATGCTTTGGAGCTCGGTAGGTCCACTTTTCAGTCTAAACAGAGGCATAAACAGCTGCCCAGAGCATGCCAGGCAGATAATAGAAAGGGGCAAAGTAGCTGGGTAGGTACTGTGGGGAGCTATCTAAAGGCAGCCACCACTCAGCTCCAGCTGGTTGCTACCATGCAAGACCTGATTATTTTTAAgctaaaaatatgaatttttatgtaaattttaattggcagttcaccaaaaaaaaaatgtgtatcagCAAACAGGATATGGCCCCCAGTCCAGTTGCAACCTCTGGATTAATGTGCAGCCCTGCCGATAGGACAGTGACCTGTGGCCCCACCCTAACTCTGGCTGCCCCATCTTCCATTCAGGCATGCCTGCTGCTGCTCCAGGCCTCCCCTGTCCCCAGGCCCGAGATGACACCCAACAGCACCAGGGAGGTGTCCAGCCCCGTTCCTGCGGGGGCCCTGGGGCTCTCCCTGGCCCTGGCAAGCCTCATCGTTGCTGCCAACCTGCTTCTGGCCCTGGGCATTGCCGGGGACCGCCGCCTGCGCAGCCCGCCCGCTGGCTGCTTCTTCCTGAGCCTGCTGCTGGCGGGGCTGCTCACGGGGCTGGCACTGCCCGTGCTGCCAGGCCTATGGAACCAGAGCCACCTGGGCTATTGGTCCTGCCTCTTCCTCTACTTGGCTCCcaacttctccttcctctctctgctcgCCAACCTCCTGCTGGTACATGGGGAGCGCTACATGGCAGTGCTGCGACCTCTGCGGCCCCGCGGGAGCACCCGGCTGGCCCTGCTCCTCACGTGGGCTGGCCCTCTGTTCTTTGCCAGCCTGCCCGCTCTGGGCTGGAACCACTGGGCCCCTAGTGCCAACTGCAGCTCCCACACCGTCTTCCCAGCCCCCTACCTCTACCTCGAAATCTATGGGCTCCTGCTACCTGCCGTGGTCGCAGCCGCCCTTCTCTCAGCCCGTGTGCTGGTCACCGCCCACCGCCAGCTCCAGGACATCCGCCGGCTGGAGCGGGCTGTGTGCCGCGGTGCGCCCTCGGCCCTGGCCCGGGCCCTTACCTGGAGGCAGGCAAGGGCGCAGGCTGGAGCCACGTTGCTGTTCGGGCTGTGCTGGGGGCCCTACGTGGCTACCCTGCTCCTCTCCGTCCTGGCCTATGAGCAGCGCCCACCACTGGGGCCTGGAACTCTGCTGTCCCTCATCTCGCTGGGCAGCGCCAGTGCGGCAGCCGTGCCCGTGGCCATGGGGCTGGGTGATCAGCGCTACACGGCCCCCTGGAGGGCGGCCGCCCAGAGGTGGCTCCGGGTGCTGCGGGGAAGACCCCAGGGCAGTCCTGGCCCCAGCACAGCCTACCACACCAGCAGCCAAAGCAGTGTGGACCTCGACTTGAACTAGGGGAAGGGCCTCTGTTCATTCCTACTAgaagcatccatccatccatctcagCCTCCAAGCCCATCTCCACTTGTCTCCATGCCTCTGGACCAGAAACCCTGCCCCTATTTGACCCCACCTGACTGAATAAAGCTCCTGTAGCCCACTTTATGGTTATCTCATTCTGTATATCAGCAAGGCAGGGCCAGGAGAACAGCTGACCAGGTGAGGACCCAgggaattctgcctccagacaGGCAGGCAACTGTGAGGACAGATGCCCGCCTGAGGGGGAAAAGCTGAGGCACCTTGAAATCCAGCAGATTTTCTGGGGAGCCTCAACCTGACCTCACTGGTTCCTCCATGTCCAGCCAACACAAAATCCACACAGATACTGTCTCTGggaagtatattttatttacatttttaaaatctgttaactAGTATCTCTTCCTCCTTTCCACCCCCAAAGACTTGGGAAGGGAAAGAACGGGAACTTCACAGACCTACCCGCCCACGTACAAATACACACCCTCATGGCTCACACCAGCAAAggaagtgaaagagaaagaggTCTGAACCTCCCTCTGAAGGACCCACCAGGTCTGGGCCAGGGGGAGGGACGAAGGGAGGGGCTGAAGGGTGGGTCTCTTAAGagaagaaagggacagagaggggGCAAGTCAGTTTCAAGGGGTTGGAAAGTAGTCcgaggcccctcccctcctcttccttcctaccCGATAGTCTCTGCTGGTGGGGGGTCTCCCTGCACCCTCTCCACACCAGACACAAAGCAGAGGCTGCAGCCATTAGCGGTCAGGTCGCTGGACACAAAATACTTTTGCTTTGTGGTCTCCTGATGTGGTCACCACCAGAGAGGCATCTCTGTGGACAGAAAGCACACACTGAGGGGAATGGAGGATGTAAGGCCTAACCCCAAGCCCACCATCCAGGGGCCCTCGGGTGGCTTCCTCCAGAGGATTCTTAATTCTAGGCCCCTATGCCTAGGCTGATCCGCCGCATCCAGTGAACACACTTGAAGCCAGCAACCAGAAGGGGATCAGAGGAGAGCTGCCTGCAGCAGGGAAGCAGTCCCTGCCTCTGAGCCCCACAAATGATGCAGCCACACTGTCAACAGAAGCCATGGCTCCTACAGGTTTCCCAGCACTCCTGCCTCCTAGGCCAGCCCAGCTTCCCTTAGGAATCCCCTCCCACACCCTAAAGCCCCTGTGGCCCCCTGTATACTATTCCCATCTTCTAAATATACAGAGACCCCAGCCCTTGCCCAAGGCACTTACTTGCTGAGGGCAAAGTCCAGGATCTCAGCCGTGTGACCCCGGTAGTCAGTAAGCAGGCGGCCAGTCCGAGCATCCCAAAGGCGCACGATGCCGTCCAGGCTGCATGTATAAACCACGGCGGTGCCTGCCTCCCATAGCAGCTGCACAATGCCCGACTACAGCAGGGGATGACAGGGGCGGGGCAGGGTCAGGGGCGGCAGAGCTGACAGGCATCTGCTCCCAATTCTCagaaagtgagggagggagggacggatAGATGATGGGTCACAGGgaaaaaccagacagccaggtcTGGGCTAAGTGCTCCCAGAGACCTAAGCTTCCCCACAGCCGTGGCCATCGCTCCAGGCTGCCTGTACCTGGTGCTGACACTGGTGCCTGAGGGTCTGTGTAGACAGGTCATAGATGGCCAAggtcccatccaggtagccaacAGCTGCCAGGGGCATCCTGGGCAGAGCAGAGCATCACGATGGCCCGTGAGGGACCAGGACTCAGTGCCCTTTGGTCCTCTAGGGTCCCCTAGCCCAGTCCCCCTTCCCCAACCCCCCTGCTCTTGTCTCCAGGCCGAGGCCTTGCTCACACTCACACACTGCAGAAGCCCAAGGACTCCACTGAGTTGGACTCACTCTCCTCGCCTTCTCCCAGGTTGGGCTGGGAGGCCACGGTCTCAGGTCTGAAAACGCCCACTACCTATGAGCCAGAGGAGGGGATCAGAGAAAGGCCTGGAAACTTGGTCCTCGAATAGAGAAGAAAGATGGTGAGGCGAGGAGGCAGAgtgaagaataaaaaaggaaggagaggagatgTAGAAAGCAGAGGGCCCCACAGCCAGGCTCCAGGCCCCACTCACCTTGCCTGTGGTGGCACTGACCAGCTTGGCCTGGCAGTCCACCGAGCCAGTTAGGATCAGGCTGCCGTCCTGGTTGGTGGCGACACAGGTCAGAGGGCCCTGGTGACCCTCAGTCCCTAGGATGAAGTAGGGGGATAAGTCAGACTTCATCCTGCCCCAGGTCTCAGCCCCTTCCCTATAAAGGCCTCGATTAACCCACTTCTGATACCTTTCAGTACATGAATAGAGTTTCCCTGCTTCAGGTCCCAAATCCTGATGGTGCCATCTTCATAGCCGACCACAGCTCGCTTCCCTAGAGTGCCAGAGACGTCGATGAAGAGAGGACAGATGGCACCCTCAAACACATCAGGCCAGGGAATAGGGGAGGTGGGGTAGAAAAACAGGCCTCAGAGTTTGCTGGCGGTGGCCCAAAAGGGAGCCAGGGAGGTGTGCAACCCTGGCGCCCAGCTCTCTGCACTCACGGGAGCTGCTCTCACCGTCAGGGAGGACTCGGCCACAGGTGGCTGGGCAGTTGGGGCCCTGAAAGGTCTTGCAGTCACCATTCGGGACCTTCCACATCCAGGTGTTGCCATCAGCTGTGCCCGCCAGTAGGACAGGTGCCCGAGGGTGCCACTCCATCCACTGGGCAGAGAAAGGGTCAGCAGGAAGACCCTTCACCCCATCTCACCTAGGAGTCTGCCCCATGAGCCCCACCAAGCTTTCCCTGCTTCTGAGTCAGCAGGGACATCCCAGGGAACGGGTTCAGATGTTCTTGCTGTACTGTGGGAGTGCAGTGGCTCagggctggcctggcctggcgTCGGGGTGGGACTGGACCCCCAAGCCCTCATCCCTACCCCTGGCCCTCCACTGATCTCACCTCCAGATCTCCTGCTTCGAAAGACCAGACCTCCTCCTTGGTGTCCACCTGCCACACTTTCAAGAGGCCACTCATGTCCCCTGTGGCCACCAGGGTAGAGTCATGGCTGAAACCAGCACAAGTCACAGAGTCTTTATGGCCTGCAAAAAAAAGTGGGCAGAACGAAAAGAGAACCTCAGGATATCTGGTGCTGGGGACACAAGACCCAGGTATCTGGCTCCCGGAAAGGaccagctggggaaaaaaataaggggGGTAGGTCCCAGCAGAACAGGTAACAAACTCAGAGTCACTCCAGGAGCCAACACCCCCAGGTGTCCCCAGGAGAGACACTGCTGGCCCCCAACTCAACCATGTGTAGCCAAGGCCTATATCTTCTCCATTCTGTCTACTCCATACCTCTGACTGAAATACCCACAAGCTCCATTCTGCCCTAATACTCCTTCACTTCCCAATACTCCTCCTCCCAGGCCTTTCCCAGATTCCTCTGACCAATTAGTGCCTCCCTCCCTGTGCCCACAACAGACTATGTTATTCCTCTTTGGGGCCCTTGGGCCAAGCACAGAGCTGGCAAAACAGGAGTCAATAAAAGGCTGTTAGATTCGCAACCACTGCAGGCCAGCCCCTGCGACCACCAAAGGGGAAGGACCTCCCCCAGGTCCCCTCACCTGCACATTCAAACAGCAGTTCCCCATCGCTGAGCCTCCACACGAAGGCTTTGTCATCTTCACCCCCTGTCACCGCCAAGGTGTTGGTCTTGGGGTCCAGGCTCACACAAAACACAGACGCTGTCCCAAGAGATACTCCGTAAGGGGATGGGGCTCCCACCTAGGGTTTTGTCCTTCGGGAACTTTGGGAAGCCCACCCCCTTCCACCCAAAGCAACATGTCTTTCTTCCTGGAAAAGAAGGATGCATCCAAGTTCTTCTGCATTTCAAGGTTGTTGGAGAAATCCCTCCCCAAGTTTCCCAAACTCTAAGTCCTTCTCCAAAGCAGAGCCCCCTTCAGTGCCGCTCCCTTCACCACCCAACACTGACACCAGGGACAAAAGAGGATACACGTGCAGGGCTTACAGTTCTCAGCATGGGATGCCACCAGGCTGGGGACTGAGTGAGGAGAGTACAGTGTTACTGGTTCCTCATTAGGAGCTAATATTTAAGAGAATTATCTAAAATATGCTCCAAAAAGTACTACCTCTAATTCACACTAAAGGAACGTTTATTGACTTTCACCAGTGACAACTCTTTAaaaggaaactaaagctcaggCACTTTAATAAAGATCATAAATAGGCAAGTAGCAgagacaggatttgaacccaagtgtcTCAACTGACTCCAGGAGCCAAGCCCTTCTCCATTCCATCATACTGCCCCCTACCTCCAGGGCAAGGCCAGCATTTTCCCACCAGTGTCCCTCATACTACTCCCTACACAGTAGATGTCTGATGCTCAAGTGCCCACCTGGACTAAGTTTATGACGATCTCCTCAGAGACCTACCCGAGTGCAATGCAAAGGTGACCTCGCTATCGTCTGGGCCCTCCATGCTGCCGACCACCCCTTCCTGGGGTTCCAGAACCCAGCCCTCCTCATtgccctcttcttcttcctcttcttcaaagTCCACATCTTCCATCTCCTGGGCCAGATCGTCTGCTTTGGGGAGAGGGTTAAAAGATGGTGCTTGCCAGGCGGTAAGAGGGATGGGAAGTGTGGGGAAGCCCGAGGCTGCGGAGGATCATGTGGCAAGGGGGTAAGGTGAGATCAGACAGATGAGGTCAAGCGGGGGTGAGAAGCGGCAAGGAGGAGGGGGCGTGTGGGGCGGAGGACAGGAGAGGTCCGAGGACCTGGGGTTGGCCAGAGACAGTGTGGGAAGGGAGGACCAAGGGGATGATGGGAAGGGGGTGTGTGAGGGGAAGGGCCAGAGGAGGCGTCAGgggaacccccacccccgccaggccTGTGAACTAAGTGTGGGgttggaggagagaggaagggcgAAGGAGGCCGGTAGGAATGaccggtggggaggggagggggagaagcagGGGGTCAAAGGCCAGAGGTGAGCGCCTCCGGTCCCATGGCCTGAGGATCAGCAGCTCTCACCCGGGTCTGGCGGACCTGGATCCAGTTCTACCACCTCGATAATCTCTTCATCACCATGGAAGCTTAGGGTCTCCAGTGGTGGGGTGTCAGCGGCGGCCCCGCTTTCCGATTCGGACTCCATGCGGCGCAAGCGGCAGATCCACTTCTCTGGGCCTAAACGCCTCCCAGAGTCAGCTCTGCGCGACGACGCGGAACACGAGCCCCTCCTCCCGGGAGGAAGTAGGCGTAGGCGACTCCCCGGCAATGAGAACGACGGGCTCTCGACCAATAGAGAAGGGGTTTGACTGGATGAACCACCAATCACAGGGCAGAGTTGGGAGAGGGGGACGGGGCGTGGCAGGGAGCAACCAAACTCCGCCCAACCAGTCTCCGCCCCCAACAGGAGGGAAACAAGCGAGCGTGCGCGCCTCTGGAGTCTCCTGGGAAGAGTAGTTCTCTCTGGTCCGCTCCGCGGGCTTCTGGGAGTTGTAGTTTCTGGTCTGTAGGCCGGACGAAAGGAGCGGGGGAGGCCCCTTACGCAAACTACAATTCCCAGCGGGGAGTGCGGTGAAGGGGGGGTGGGATCTGAACATGGCGGCGGTGGTAGCTGCTACGGCGCTGAAGGGCCGGGGGGCAAGAAATGCCCGCGTCCTCCGGGGTAAGGAGAGGGACCCCGGGGAGGGCAGGACTGCAGGGAATCCCCTTTTTTCACATCCCGCTCGACGATAGCAGGATGTCAGGGCTGTCGATTGCTGCCCGCACCTCTCTGCAGGATCTTAAAAGAGTCTGGGGGCTAAAAGATGCTCTTTAGAGGTCACCCAGCCCATCCCTCAGCCTTCCGGTTACACGACACCTCTGGGGTCTTGCTGCGAAAGGGAGCCCCAAGGAAGCCTTTTAGACTCCCGCGCTCCAGGTGTTTCACACTCACCGCACTGCAGAGGAAAGAGCCCTGGGCTTCTGGAGGCTTGGGTTCTAGCCCCTGATAATTAGCAGTTTGACCTTGGGCGAAGCAGTTCGTCTCttggggcttcagtttcctcttctataaaatgaggggATGGAGTAGACTATCTTTAAGCCAGTGCTAACACTCTGCAGTTTGAAAACCTTTTCTCGGATTTCCTTCATACGCCTCATGTGAGCCCCACTGTAGTCCTTCACATCCTGTCGTCTGAGGAGATGAAGAACAGCGAAGCTCGCTCTCCTGGCACCAGGGTGATAAGCCCGCAGTGACGTGGAAGTGGCTTTCAAAGGTGCCACCTCGATGGCGATTTTCCCATTTCCCTCTGGACTCTTCCTGGCACTTGTTACTCCAAACGGCAGTCACTCCCCTTTCTCATATCTCAACCACTCCTCCCCGGGCTTTCTTTCTCATCCTCTCTTACTGACCTTCCTTGCCTCCATCCACAGGGATTCTCTCAGGAGCCACAGCTAACAAGGCTTCCCAGAACAGGACCCGGGCGCTGCAAAGCCACAGCTCCCCAGAGTCCAAGGAGGAGCCTGAACCCCTATCCCCTGAGCTGGAATACATTCCCAGAAAGAGGGGCAAGAACCCCATGAAAGCTGTGGGACTAGCCTGGTGAGTTTTAACTAACCCTTTGCCCACCAATGGGGAGTGGCACTAGGGGAGGGCGGGACCCAGAAACTTCTCCAAGTTTCAGGTGGTGAGGTGAATCCAAGGTTGTGGGGACAGTTGCTGGGTGTGAGGACTGGAATCTCAGAGGACTGGGGTAGGGGAGTGGAAAAGGATGTGGAATTGGAAAGACAGTGTTTTCTGTGGAGTAAGCTGAGCTAATCTGATTCAGATTTGGGTTCCTGGCCTCATCCTCTCTTTGGGAGCTTGGGGTGAGACCCAATTGAGATCTTTCAGCTAATCGAGATCACACAAGATTATATTAGCTGTATAGTAGCACCTACAAGGTGTTCAGTGCATTGTTACTTGGATCTGACTCTCATCTTAATGCGTGTTATTGATCAAtgttaaaggaaaaggagagggaaatTGACATTTTTTTCTAGCACCTGAGGTGTGCCAGTACTTTACAGTGTAATGTTTTCATCTTTCTGAGATAAATATGACACCCCCATTTCATAGAGGAGGGAACTGAAGCTCAAAGCTGGATTCTCACCAGGTCTTGTGACCCCATGCCCTTTCCCCACACCTCAGCGCTTTCCACACAGTGGTCACTCAATTAAGGAGCGGAGTCTGCAAGGGGGTGTGAGGCAGTTTAGACAGAGGGAAATCTTTGCCAAGAGTTGGGGAGGTAAAGAGGATGAGCTGTCTGGAGAGTCTGGCACAGTCGGTACGGCAGGATGGCAGGGCTCATACTGAGGAGTAACCAGTGTCTAGGGGAAAGTAATGACGAGGTGGGCAGAGACCCAACAACACTGGGCATTTTGTGCCATGCCTAGGAGTTTAAACTTGGCCAGGAAATGATGGAGAGCTATTACAGCATTTTAAGCAGGGCAGTGGCAGGATCTGATTCAAGTGGGGCCCTCCAGCAGCCATGGCAGAGGCTGAATAGACGCAAGTGGTATTGCAGCGTTCGAGCGATTGATGAGGCTAGAATGAGattctccccagctcctctggctCAGGCTTGGCCCCTCCCCAAATCCCGTGCACATTTCCCCACCCCTAGGGCCATCGGCTTCCCCTGTGGTATCCTCCTCTTCATCCTCACCAAGCGGGAAGTGGACAAGGACCGTTTGAAGCAGATGAAGGCTCGGCAGAACATGCGGGCATCCAACACGGGCGAGTATAAGAGCCAGAGGTTCAGGGCCTCCTCCCATCATGCCCCATCTCCTGAAGCTGGGTCCGGGGTGCAGTCGTGAGGAACACTGCAACCCTCCCCTAGACTGTGTTGACTGTGGCCTCCAGAATGTCAAGTCCTTTCAGTTTGGTGACGATTCTGGTTCTTGCCTCTGAGGCCCACCAGAGGGCGCATGAAGCCCAGGCTGCtgccagcccctctcctccccgccCGAGAAATCAGCCAAAGGCAAATAAAGTTACTTACTGAATGAGTGGAAGGGAACCAGGACTGGGTTTGTGAGTCCCTTGGGATgggtggggcagagggtggggatgGTTACTCCCTCTCACAGAAGCCTTAGTGTTCCGGCTGGAATGGTTGGGGGAGACTTAAATACAAGACTAGACTCGGGCCTTGGGGACCAAGCCCTCAGAGCTGCTGGCCAGGAGGGTGGGGTCCCACTCAGCCTTAGACAAATAATAAAGAGAATCAAAGAGGGCGTTCAGGgtgtggagttaaaaaaaaagcactgctCCTTTTGGCTGAGTCCAAatgactcaacctctctgtgcctgtttccttgtTTGTAAGAGGGATTAGACTAGTGGTTTCCAAGGCAGGAGTTCTAAACCTGAACATTATggtccacccccacctccactcccccaTATGTGAAATCGTGTGTACACATAAGCTTTGTGGGGAAAAGAGTTCATAGCTCTCATGCACTTTTGTAAAGGGTCCATGATTCAGAAAAGGTCACGTGCTATGGCTCTGAGCAGCCCCTGCCAGACCTCGTCTTGCAGGGTTGAACAATCACCAGGAAGTATGGGGACAAAGTGTATTTGGTTATCATAGAAAAGGTAGAAGATTCCAAGCCAGAATGAAAAGGTGAATGTGGATGCTTCAGACAGAGCCAGATTGATTCTCCCAGAGCCGAcaccttaaaatgaaaaaaaccagAGCCAAACAAGGTTTTACCTTCTAAACATAAAACTTTATTACATTTCTAGTTATGTCCTTTTGTGGGATATATTTAGGACCAAGTACTTAATAGAGAAGTCCTAATTATACCCTTGGGCTGATTTGGTTTCCACCCCACCCCATAGAGTGACCCTTGTTCTCCCTTCCCCATTCCAGCTTGAGGCACTTGGTGTCACAAAGAAAGCAGTAGTTGGCTGGAGAGATGGAGCCTGAGTCTTTAATCCCCCAAGTATGAGTTAACAAACTAAGAGGGACAGTCTCTCTCTCAGGGCCCTCTCCAAGACAGCAGAAGGGAAGAACCACGGGCACCACAGCAGGCTTCCATATCTCC containing:
- the GPBAR1 gene encoding G-protein coupled bile acid receptor 1, whose protein sequence is MTPNSTREVSSPVPAGALGLSLALASLIVAANLLLALGIAGDRRLRSPPAGCFFLSLLLAGLLTGLALPVLPGLWNQSHLGYWSCLFLYLAPNFSFLSLLANLLLVHGERYMAVLRPLRPRGSTRLALLLTWAGPLFFASLPALGWNHWAPSANCSSHTVFPAPYLYLEIYGLLLPAVVAAALLSARVLVTAHRQLQDIRRLERAVCRGAPSALARALTWRQARAQAGATLLFGLCWGPYVATLLLSVLAYEQRPPLGPGTLLSLISLGSASAAAVPVAMGLGDQRYTAPWRAAAQRWLRVLRGRPQGSPGPSTAYHTSSQSSVDLDLN
- the AAMP gene encoding angio-associated migratory cell protein isoform X2, with amino-acid sequence MESESESGAAADTPPLETLSFHGDEEIIEVVELDPGPPDPADDLAQEMEDVDFEEEEEEEGNEEGWVLEPQEGVVGSMEGPDDSEVTFALHSASVFCVSLDPKTNTLAVTGGEDDKAFVWRLSDGELLFECAGHKDSVTCAGFSHDSTLVATGDMSGLLKVWQVDTKEEVWSFEAGDLEWMEWHPRAPVLLAGTADGNTWMWKVPNGDCKTFQGPNCPATCGRVLPDGKRAVVGYEDGTIRIWDLKQGNSIHVLKGTEGHQGPLTCVATNQDGSLILTGSVDCQAKLVSATTGKVVGVFRPETVASQPNLGEGEESESNSVESLGFCSVMPLAAVGYLDGTLAIYDLSTQTLRHQCQHQSGIVQLLWEAGTAVVYTCSLDGIVRLWDARTGRLLTDYRGHTAEILDFALSKDASLVVTTSGDHKAKVFCVQRPDR
- the PNKD gene encoding probable hydrolase PNKD; translated protein: MAAVVAATALKGRGARNARVLRGILSGATANKASQNRTRALQSHSSPESKEEPEPLSPELEYIPRKRGKNPMKAVGLAWAIGFPCGILLFILTKREVDKDRLKQMKARQNMRASNTGEYKSQRFRASSHHAPSPEAGSGVQS
- the AAMP gene encoding angio-associated migratory cell protein isoform X1, whose protein sequence is MESESESGAAADTPPLETLSFHGDEEIIEVVELDPGPPDPDDLAQEMEDVDFEEEEEEEGNEEGWVLEPQEGVVGSMEGPDDSEVTFALHSASVFCVSLDPKTNTLAVTGGEDDKAFVWRLSDGELLFECAGHKDSVTCAGFSHDSTLVATGDMSGLLKVWQVDTKEEVWSFEAGDLEWMEWHPRAPVLLAGTADGNTWMWKVPNGDCKTFQGPNCPATCGRVLPDGKRAVVGYEDGTIRIWDLKQGNSIHVLKGTEGHQGPLTCVATNQDGSLILTGSVDCQAKLVSATTGKVVGVFRPETVASQPNLGEGEESESNSVESLGFCSVMPLAAVGYLDGTLAIYDLSTQTLRHQCQHQSGIVQLLWEAGTAVVYTCSLDGIVRLWDARTGRLLTDYRGHTAEILDFALSKDASLVVTTSGDHKAKVFCVQRPDR